A window of the Euwallacea fornicatus isolate EFF26 chromosome 15, ASM4011564v1, whole genome shotgun sequence genome harbors these coding sequences:
- the AdamTS-B gene encoding A disintegrin and metalloproteinase with thrombospondin motifs 7, with product MGPSAVGPQGILWWVLTWTLCQGLVSDKPRYKGLYTNELSEAHETIPIKINHNGDLSRNLTHHHNADPAEYLRINLSIFDQDHHLILTPSIEFLAPNVIVEYRGKHKHFRRKLKHASRHCHYQGFIHGDQNSRVAISACNGLAGMIQTKDGKYYLEPAYHPEKSSIAPGHKHLIYKRSAVINSMPVATKKRKKKRRKKYHHESNCGTRDPKRWTELEWQKQLGKIRVQERKQKHHSKVKIPSIKHSQMKKLKYKHVNAVRERRSVSQPHYVETAIVADLSMVEFHKDGEIETYILTLMNMVSSFYQDPSIGNFINVAVVQIKVLEESTDEPEFNSTTNADVTLKNFCKWQKNLNPKSDSDPHHYDVAILITRKDICARHDTPCGTLGVAHIGGMCKASRSCSVNEDNGITSAHTIAHEMGHNFGMLHDTEKIGCKSKAGNKLHIMTPAFEADAVQVSWSHCSRREVTNFLDKGLGKCLEDKPQEIEEYQYPHLPAGAMYNANYQCRLQFGVPGAKVCTQLDEICSRLWCTINDSCITLLRPAAPGTSCGKHKWCEDQKCVPIMDPPIAIDGGWGEWSSWSECSRTCGSGVSLMSRECDHPTPTAGGKFCVGERKRYRICNTDPCPEGQPTFRALQCSSYNNKTYEGKNYEWQPYFDQADPCQLYCSDANETLIVPWGDYAADGTPCNVVSRDVCISGICKKVGCDWVVDSTAKEDDCGICQGDGTKCDIMQDEYKKQSALPGYREIVVIPSGARNILVEENDQSENYIGLENAVEKKFYLNGKRHITLPGEYNVAGAQALYERDHNLEKIRIPGPIHEPILVSIFFRGKVYNPGVKWKYSIWKPEVTKQVKYEWIIEEWSQCSVTCGGGIQHKKPLCQESTVSSVASDLESPSIVTEEMCDPTAKPNKKVRACNDDPCPYKWWVGPWQPCPVTCYDGGKKPMRKRNIMCMDGQEMALQDQYCDRGAKPHEYEPCKKLSPCEAFER from the exons GCCTCTACACAAACGAACTGTCGGAAGCCCATGAAACGATACCGATAAAGATAAACCACAACGGCGACCTGTCCCGAAACTTGACCCATCATCACAACGCCGACCCAGCTGAATACCTCAGAATCAATCTTTCGATCTTTGACCAGGACCATCATCTCATTCTGACCCCCAGCATCGAATTCCTGGCTCCAAATGTTATCGTTGAATATAGAGGCAAGCACAAACACTTTAGAAGGAAGCTGAAACATGCCAGCAGGCATTGCCACTACCAGGGATTTATCCATGGAGACCAAAACAGCAGGGTGGCCATTTCAGCTTGCAACGGTTTG GCTGGCATGATCCAAACGAAAGACGGGAAGTACTACCTGGAACCCGCTTATCACCCAGAGAAATCTTCCATTGCTCCAGGGCATAAGCACTTAATTTACAAACGATCGGCGGTTATCAACAGTATGCCGGTGGCAACGAAGAAACGGAAGAAAAAGAGGCGCAAAAAGTACCACCACGAGTCGAACTGTGGCACCCGGGATCCGAAGCGATGGACAGA GCTGGAATGGCAGAAGCAGCTGGGCAAAATTAGAGTCCAGGAGAGGAAGCAGAAGCATCACTCAAAGGTGAAAATCCCAAGCATCAAGCACTCTCAAATGAAGAAGCTTAAGTATAAGCATGTGAACGCAGTTAGGGAACGAAGATCAGTCAGCCAGCCTCACTACGTAGAAACAGCCATCGTGGCTGACTTGAGCATGGTGGAGTTCCACAAAGATGGAGAAATCGAAACATACATCCTGACTTTGATGAACATG GTTTCTTCCTTTTACCAAGACCCAAGCATCGGCAACTTTATCAACGTCGCTGTAGTCCAAATCAAAGTCCTAGAAGAATCCACAGACGAACCGGAATTCAATTCCACCACAAATGCTGACGTTACTTTAAAGAATTTCTgcaaatggcaaaaaaacCTCAATCCTAAGAGCGATTCTGATCCTCACCATTATGATGTGGCAATCTTGATAACCAG GAAAGATATATGCGCCCGCCACGACACACCGTGTGGTACTTTAGGAGTAGCACACATTGGTGGTATGTGCAAGGCGTCCAGAAGCTGCAGTGTAAACGAGGACAATGGCATCACTTCCGCACATACCATTGCTCATGAAATGGGACATAA ttttggCATGCTACATGATACAGAGAAAATCGGGTGCAAGTCCAAGGCAGGAAATAAACTTCACATTATGACTCCGGCCTTTGAAGCTGATGCAGTTCAAGTCAGCTGGTCCCATTGCAGCAGACGCGAAGTGACCAACTTCCTCGA CAAGGGGCTCGGAAAATGTCTGGAAGACAAGCCACAAGAAATCGAAGAGTATCAATATCCACACTTACCAGCTGGAGCCATGTACAACGCCAACTATCAATGCAG GCTACAGTTCGGGGTTCCAGGCGCCAAGGTGTGCACTCAGTTGGATGAAATTTGCTCCCGTCTTTGGTGCACTATTAACGACTCCTGTATTACTCTTCTGAGACCTGCAGCACCTGGCACTTCCTGTGGAAAGCataag TGGTGCGAAGACCAAAAGTGCGTCCCTATCATGGACCCTCCTATAGCCATAGATGGAGGATGGGGGGAGTGGAGCAGTTGGTCGGAGTGTTCCAGAACATGTGGATCTGGAGTTTCGCTTATGAGCAGAGAGTGCGATCATCCTACTCCAACTGCAGGAGGAAAGTTCTGCGTAG GTGAGCGAAAGCGCTATAGAATATGCAACACTGACCCTTGCCCTGAAGGACAACCCACTTTTCGAGCCCTACAATGCTCTTCTTATAACAACAAAACTTATGagggaaaaaattacgaatGGCAACCATATTTCGATCAAG CGGATCCTTGTCAGCTTTATTGCAGTGACGCAAACGAAACGTTGATAGTACCATGGGGAGACTATGCAGCTGATGGTACCCCCTGCAACGTAGTCTCCAGAGATGTGTGCATATCTGGAATATGCAAG AAAGTTGGATGCGATTGGGTAGTGGATTCCACAGCTAAAGAGGATGATTGCGGGATTTGCCAAGGAGATGGAACTAAATGTGACATTATGCAGGAcgaatataaaaaacaaagcGCTCTTCCTGGATATCGGGAGATCGTGGTGATACCCAGTGGAGCTCGGAACATCCTTGTAGAGGAGAATGATCAATCGGAGAATTACATAGGTCTAGAAAATGCAGTAGAGAAGAAGTTTTATCTTAATGGAAAAAG ACATATAACTTTACCTGGGGAATACAACGTGGCAGGGGCACAAGCCCTTTATGAACGAGATCACAATTTGGAGAAAATTAGAATTCCTGGGCCAATTCATGAGCCTATTTTAGTGTCT attttcttCAGAGGCAAAGTCTACAATCCAGGagtaaaatggaaatattcaaTCTGGAAACCTGAAGTAACGAAGCAAGTAAAATATGAGTGGATTATAGAAGAATGGTCGCAATGTTCAGTCACATGTGGAGGTG GGATTCAACATAAGAAGCCCTTATGTCAAGAAAGCACTGTGTCTTCCGTTGCCTCAGATCTAGAAAGTCCGAGTATAGTGACGGAGGAAATGTGCGACCCTACTGCTAAACCGAATAAGAAAGTACGAGCTTGTAATGATGACCCCTGTCCTTATAAATGGTGGGTAGGACCGTGGCAGCCGTGTCCCGTTACTTGTTACGATGGG ggtAAGAAACCAATGAGGAAACGTAACATAATGTGTATGGACGGACAAGAAATGGCCCTTCAAGACCAATATTGCGATAGAGGAGCTAAACCGCATGAATATGAACCCTGCAAGAAATTATCGCCCTGCGAGGCTTTTGAGAGATAA
- the LOC136343807 gene encoding fatty-acid amide hydrolase 2-B-like, whose product MGAIITILFLLMRILDFITTPLFKYRARNNRHHLPPFTNDVLRISATHIARKIRNGELSSIQICEAYIQRIKEVNPILNAVVEERFKEALHDANLVDEYLKTTSLNSRELSKIKPLLGVPITIKESCSVKGMSLCVGLKSRVGYKASVDGEVVARLKTSGAIILLVSNTPEMSYSWETFNNVTGYTNNPYDTTCTAGGSSGGEGALLGSAASLVGIGSDIAGSIRLPALFNGIFGHKPTPRVISIKGHWPQGIDDRYQDFLVIGPLTRYASDLNLMMKVMCSDKWNLELKLNKEVQLSKLKVFYVEDIRGSVALPKVSPEMREIVRCSVKYLWKNCGVSIMDYHFPEFSNVHLVCISELFTLKDIPNAIKWENASYPIELIKSLIGKSKFSFNLMYSYFVQGIYKYAVGNHTQENLALKEKIISQLGTNGVIILPTSIGSAHKHNQMYFKNIYSYLVIANALGLPSTHVPCGFDRSGLPIGVQILAAPYQDRLCLAVAQELERCFGGWVPPPEETV is encoded by the exons ATGGGTGCCATAATAACAATCCTCTTTCTTTTAATGAGAATTCTGGACTTTATTACCACACCTTTATTCAAGTACAGAGCTAGGAACAATAGGCACCATTTACCACCCTTCACTAATGACGTTCTTAGGATCAGCGCCACCCACATTGCGCGCAAGATAAGAAATGGAGAG tTATCCAGCATTCAGATTTGCGAAGCTTACATCCAACGAATTAAAGAAGTCAACCCGATTTTGAACGCAGTGGTTGAAGAGCGATTTAAAGAAGCTCTTCATGATGCCAACTTGGTGGATGAATATCTGAAAACCACTTCTTTAAATAGTAGAGAGCTGAGTAAAATTAAACCTCTATTAGGGGTTCCTATTACAATCAAAGAATCCTGTTCCGTTAAAGGAATGAGTCTTTGTGTAGGGTTGAAAAGTAGAGTGGGGTACAAGGCTAGCGTGGACGGCGAAGTGGTAGCTAGACTAAAAACCAGTGGAGCCATAATTTTGCTAGTGTCCAACACCCCAGAAATGTCATACAGTTGGGAAACTTTCAATAACGTTACGGGGTATACTAATAATCCTTACGACACCACTTGTACCGCTGGAGGTTCTTCTGGGGGTGAG GGTGCTTTGTTAGGATCAGCCGCCTCTCTAGTGGGAATTGGCTCAGATATTGCAGGCTCAATAAGACTACCCGCTCTTTTTAACGGAATTTTCGGCCACAAACCCACCCCCA GAGTGATTTCCATAAAAGGGCATTGGCCTCAAGGCATAGATGATAGGTATCAAGATTTTTTAGTTATAGGGCCTCTGACACGCTACGCATCAGATCTGAACCTCATGATGAAAGTTATGTGCAGTGATAAGTGGAATTTAGAATTGAAGCTGAATAAGGAG gttCAATTAAGTAAATTGAAGGTTTTTTATGTGGAAGACATCAGAGGGTCTGTGGCTTTGCCTAAAGTTTCACCTGAGATGAGAGAAATAGTTCGTTGTTCTGTGAAgtatttatggaaaaattgcGGCGTTTCTATAATGGATTATCATTTTCCTGAGTTCAGTAATGTGCATTTGGTGTGTATTTCGGAACTTTTTACTCTGAAGGATATTCCAAATGCCATAAAatgg gaaaatgcaAGCTATCCCATAGAGCTAATAAAATCTCTAATTGGCAAATCTAAATTCAGCTTTAACTTAATGTACTCGTACTTCGTGCAGGGAATATACAAATATGCAGTTGGCAATCACACCCAAGAGAACTTGGCACTAAAAGAGAAAATCATC AGTCAATTAGGCACTAATGGCGTCATTATCCTCCCCACATCAATCGGCTCTGCCCACAAACACAACCAAATGtactttaaaaacatttactcATATCTGGTAATTGCCAACGCTTTAGGACTACCATCCACCCATGTTCCTTGTGGATTTGACAGAAGTGGGCTTCCTATAGGTGTTCAG ATATTAGCAGCTCCATATCAGGATAGGTTGTGTTTGGCAGTGGCGCAGGAGTTGGAACGATGTTTTGGGGGCTGGGTTCCTCCCCCGGAAGAGAccgtataa
- the LOC136343535 gene encoding uncharacterized protein, giving the protein MLKAGKQITTWQRSSSNTRLILNLKRIDNLIKTLDKTFVNSQKNDYLLLMALRMEAVKRSSLELQLQEALQRNQQIMDIVELRNDEGDLSRGCSTASLGPTMSTVSLVNLQFKYEELLVSHRGLLKMFELRNNDIKTQMNENVDLKKQIQKLIYDCEVAKDKITFLRGKIADLKRKKKEKVSRLKAEGQNLALLHRRLVALLHRQCIEKNDFVKSLLQTTIRSEKGLLLQEVQKNNMLTYKNFQLQQEIQLLKSVVEARTSSNSSMG; this is encoded by the exons ATGCTTAAAGCTGGTAAACAGATTACCACGTGGCAAAGATCAAGCTCAAACACCAGACTTATATTGAACCTAAAGCGGATCGACAACCTTATAAAAACTCTAGACAAGACCTTTGTGAATTCCCAGAAGAATGATTATTTACTGTTGATGGCTCTCAGGATGGAGGCGGTCAAGAGGAGCTCGTTGGAACTGCAGCTGCAGGAGGCTTTACAAAGGAACCAGCAGATTATGGATATTGTTGAGCTAAGGAATGACGAAGGAGATTTGTCTAGAGGGTGTTCAACGGCTAGCCttg GTCCCACGATGTCCACTGTGAGCCTAGTAAATCTCCAATTTAAATACGAGGAACTCTTGGTCAGCCATCGCGGTCTCTTGAAAATGTTCGAATTGCGAAACAACGATATAAAGACACAGATGAACGAAAATGTTGATCTAAAGAAACAAATCCAGAAGTTGATTTACGATTGTGAAGTGGCGAAGGATAAAATCACATTTCTACGAGGGAAAATAGCAGACttgaaaagaaagaaaaaggaaaaggtTTCAAGGCTAAAAGCTGAAGGACAAAACCTCGCTCTACTGCATCGAAGACTAGTAGCATTGCTGCATAGGCAATGCATAGAGAAGAATGACTTTGTAAAGTCGCTTTTGCAGACCACCATCCGAAGCGAAAAAGGTCTGTTACTGCAAGAAGTGCAGAAGAATAACATGTTGACATACAAGAACTTCCAGCTCCAGCAGGAGATTCAACTTTTGAAGTCTGTTGTTGAAGCTAGAACATCGAGTAATAGTTCAATGGGATAG